A window of Theileria parva strain Muguga chromosome 4 map unlocalized ctg_529, whole genome shotgun sequence genomic DNA:
CGACATTATGATCAGCAGGTATCCCGCATATGTGTTATATTCATCCATGTTAAGGGGGCCTTTCTCTCTATACAAATTTCGTTCCACCctctttattattaaatctaAACCTGGCTCTACTGGAATCGACACTACTGTAGAGTCATTTTCCGTTAAACATGGAAATGCTAGCGAAAACTCCTCTGcgtttttaatattatagtcTACTCTGTATTTCTGACTGATGGACCCCAGTTTGCCCAGAATATTCATCACCAGTTTAGTGATCTCGGGATCTTCATCATTCAACAAATGTTCCATTAGGAATTTTATGAAGTATGGTTCCACTTTATCATCAAAGTTCTGTTCGTCATAATCTATAGGTTGATATTCATATGGGTTAATGTCTTTGATCGTGTCTGCCATGAGCACGTACAACCCGGCGTTATCTGTGTTTTCTACATAGTTTTCAATCAAcattaatgtgtatttgAGTAGCTTTCTGCTTGTTGTGTAGTTGATAAAGTAGTTGACCAGCCTCAGCATCTGCCTCATGTATTCGAAGTTAAAGTTATTCATGCTCACCACGATTACAAATGCGTACAAATCCTCGTTCTCTTCAATTCCTATATAACTTGAAGAAGCTATTTCCGATAACAAGTCGAAATTTCTATAATCCGAGAGCTCTAGGTAAAAGAGGATTTTGTTCAGAAAAGAGTAGAGCACGTTGATCTGGTCATATGCGTATGTGTAGTTCGGATTACTGTTTATCTTCTCGAAAATAACAGTTAACAGTCTCAAATAAAGCTCCATCTTCTCCTTGGTTTTATCTCCGGGCTGTGCTGATTCTGAACCTTCTGTGCATGGGTAATAATTGCATACGAGGTTAACCATCTGGCCCAAGTCATATGTAATGTACTTAATCGAGTCCAGGTTCAATTTAAGTCCCACGAATATATTTTCATTCATCAGCTTATTCATTATCTTTGTTCTATCTTGATCTAGCTCATCTTTAGGTGGTAAAACATGGTTTTCCTGGAATATTATGTTGTAGGAGTACCTGTATAATCTGTCCAGGTCCTCGTCGTTCATCAACTGAATCACCAGTGACAAATACTGCTGAATGAAGAGATCTGGGTAATTTTTCgaaaatgtgaaaaataGGTACAAGATCACGTTTTCTAGCTGATTCCTCTCCTCCTTACTCTGATCTTGGTTTTCTGTCTCAGATAAATCTGTTACTGAGTTTATCTGGGTTTCTTTCAAGAGTTCCTCTTCGTTCATAAACAGCTTCCTATTTGGGTACAAGTAGTAGTACACTAGTATCGGCAGGACTAATCTAATAGTGTTTTCCACCATTGCGGGTTCCAGGGTTTTACACAGTAGTTTTACTGAATTATCCAAAATAACCAAAAATTCACTTTTCTCTTCGTCTTCATCCTCATCCATCCTTATAGTTTTATTTCCCGGGGCACTAATGTATAGCTGTGAAGAGAGCTTCACTGTAATCAAAAACgcttgtaaaatatttattgttatcacccttttaatatttgtcaGTTGTATTAATAACTTGTAATTGACAACGATTATCTCTATGAGCACGTTTAGTACGGTCTTGACGTACAACAAATATGCATTGCTTTGTTTCTAAACAGAATTTGTTTGttgtttattaaatatcTAGTTATTTCTGGTGCGTTACATTTCTGCTGTAGTAGAGGTCACTTATAAGGTTAACTGCGTTGAAAAAAGTAATGATTGAGAACTTGTATATTGCATTCAGGGACTCCTCGTCAATATTGGAGGAAAGTTTTGGGAACTGGCACAGCAAGGAATGCACTAGATTTAAGCACAATTCCTTGATTTTATAGTCCGATGAGAGCCAGTGCCGGCTCAGCAATGTGTTACACTTTTCGAACATTTGCATATTAAAGTGCTCCGTATCCAACTTCTTAATCACATCCAAATACAACATCAGCACGGAACACCtaaattacaatttattatattttatcaaaaattattataatttattatattttatcaaaacttattacaatttattatattttatcaaaacttattacaatttattatatatcactaaaaattttcttaCGTGCATGAATATTCCATCAATGATAGGtggtataatttgttaaagaAATCTTGTTGTAGGATAGACTTTAAAACAATGTACGTGACTCCTGAATTGactaaaattacaaatgcATTGAGCAGATTCGtcctaaaattaaattacacCAATTTAAACTCACATTTGctcattatttaaatttaaattattcaaaaagAAGGTTAGGTGGCCGaatatttcatttaaaaaatacgaGTAATTGAACGTCTGTTTTAAGTTCACAGTAAAAATTTGCAATGCTCTACATGACAATAGAATCAACTCAAAATAGCATCCTTTGTGATGATctaaatcaatttttattattggtTTCCAACCTGTTGAATTTAATCCGTTGACTTTTCTAAATACTGGCAACAGTTGAACCAGATTCTTTGTGAATAATGGACTCGTAAACAACTGGTCAAGAAGACTTataaatatcaataatCTTTTTACGTCTTTATCTATAacatttttgttaaatagaTTTATATACCTTGTATGTTTGGATAGTTGCTTAACAGTTTCGTGGCAAATTCGAAAAATTGGTCAACTTGAACCAGGTTTACGTAATGTTTTGGATCCATTAGGAAATGCTTTAAAATCCTTTGACAACTTTCATCCCAATTTGAACtggtaataattgtgttaaaGCATAATGAGACGAATTCTCTCCTCAGTTGGACGTCCGCGAACTCGACCTTCGTGAATGATTCCATGATGTCAAAACACTGGGTTTTGAGTTCCAACAAACTCGGATCATTTGTATTTTTCAGTAGCAAGGTCTTTAGGAAGGCATAATTGACCCGAAATGATGCAAGGAAACCATCAACTGTATAGTTCTCAAAACTTTCTATTAACTTCTTGACTCCGTTGAGGCAATCTATggaaaattatcattatattttacaatatgttaattaatACCTTTAGATAGTTCATTATCAGAAGGAGTATGGCCATCTTTTGGATTACTGTTCGATATAACGGGAGAATAAGCTCCTCGATTAAAATAAGAGTTAGTGGAGTCCAAATTTGGATCCATTATGCcgatatattatttacaattatgGAAAATAAGTAACAAATCTCAACTGTGGCGAACATTACAATGAATACTGATTTCGTCGGATCAGTTCAATCATGTTTTTAAATCTTTGAGTTATCTAATATACAttgtgtgtaaatatgtttatattttaagaaaaataaattaaattaacctGATCATAATTAAAGATCATCTGATCTTCAGTATGtgatatttttatacatttttgtATATCGTCGCTTTGCCTGACGGAATCCAAAATATGATCACTATCATTAGTTTCCCTTTTTAGTTtaagttttatttttgtacCATATATTTCTTAACTTAATGATCTACTCAAGTgatcatttaaaattttaactccTTTTATATATTCTCTGTTAGAGAGATTTGTATACTTGAGATGTCAGAATCTTTACGTATTTCTAGGCATCCTTACtctaaatttttaaaaaacaatatttataaatctcttaatttattttctgGCGAATTTGGTTCCAAACCTTATAATTCAACAGATCCTTTCACTAGAAAACACATACGCAGTAAAATTCTGGATGAATACATCTCAGTATCTCAATATACACCTATAACAAACTCAAACTCTCAAATAATTGACCGCAGTAAGGAGAAGGAACTTGTAACACCCAAGACTAGGAAGAGTAGGTCGGCCTTGGCAGAGGTTATTGATTCAGTTGATGCTGAACTATGTGCTCTTCGTCCTCCAAAGAAGTTGGAATACCTAGATTCTGACTTAGGTCAGCCTAAATATAGACTAACTGATACTAATTATCTGACTATTTCAGATGCCAACTCAACAGCTGAGAAACCAACTGAGGGCAAGGAAATATCACTTATTCCCCAGGACGTTAAGGCTGAAACGCTGAAAAAATACCTAAAAGAGACCGTTTCAAAGGGTCATGAGATAGCTAGTCTGGATATAAACCCGAAACTGGAAAGAATTCGAAGAGGAAGACCTACTTGGCACGAACCTTGGAAGTTATACCGGGTTATAAAAGGCCACCACGGTTGGGTACACTGTGTTGATGTGGATATTTCAAATGAGTGGTTTGTATCAGGCAGTGCTGATAGGTTGATTAAGATTTGGGACCTAGCCTCATGTGAGTTAAAGCTTTCACTGACCGGCCACATAAACACAGTTCGTGATATTAAGATATCCACCAGGAGCCCGTACATCTTCTCATGCAGTGAGGATAACACTGTCAAGTGCTGGGATATTGAACAGAATAAAGTGGTTAGAAGTTACCACGGACATTTGTCAGGAGTGTACAAGCTAAGTTTACACCCAGAGTTGGATATACTATTCAGTGGTGGTAGAGATGCAGTAGTTCGTGTTTGGGATATAAGAACAAAACAAGCAGTTCATGTATTAACAGGACATTCCGGAACTGTGATGAGCCTTGTTAGTCAATCTTCAGAACCACAGGTTATTTCAGGCTCCCAAGACAAAACTGTTAGGCTCTGGGACCTTTCCATGGGCAAGAGTATAGTGACACTCACAAACCATAAAAAGAGCATAAGAGCAATGTCTATACATCCAACTGAATACTCATTCTGTTCATGTGCCTCAGATAATGTTAAGGTTTGGAAGTGCCCTGAGGGCCAGTTTATTAGAAATATCACAGGCCACAacagtattttaaattgtaGTGCAATTAAGGATGATGGAGACTCCAGTATCTTAGTTGCAGGTAGTAATGATGGGCAATTACACTTCTGGGATTGGAACTCAGGTTACAAGTTCCAGACCCTTCAATCAAAAGTTCAAAAGGGTTCATTGGAGAGCGAAAACGGTATCTTTGCCCTAGTGTTCGATAAGAGTGAGTCTAGACTCATAACAGCCGAATGCGACAAGACTATAAAGATTTATAAGCAGGACGAAACTGCAACCGAGGAAACACATCCAATTGACTATCAACCATCAAAGATTACTAGATACTATTAACAcgaattttaatttcttaaGTGTTATACTTTCCCaactgtaaataattaatactCCAGTGTATATACTCAACAGTACCAATTACTGTCATGAGTTAGCTAAATAACCCACGAATGTTTCTAAACCCTaatatatacacatatatGTAATTAGTACTATTAAAACAACCAAATTATACTACTGCACCTAATTTGTTGGAAGCAGCGGTGACGTTAAGTAAAGAACATGACTTGCCTTCTCCCATTGATTCAAAGCCTTCATTCTCAAGTTCGATGCGTTTGTGTTGTATTAAGGAGTGGGTTAGGAAGAAAGAGTATAAGTTCTGAATAAAACAAAGAATGTAAGTTGTAGCTGCCAAGTAATATGCGTTTTCAGTTGTGTATGGTTCATCTTCAAATGTAGAATAGAGTGGCGTCAGGGTGTGCAGTACGGCACAAAACGCCATGAAAAATCCAGAAATTGCATAGTAAGTTCTCAAAGGAAGTAAGCAAGATAAATTTACTTTGATTACCGAGTAAATGCAAAACAACGCAAAAACTATCCCAATTGCAGCAAAGTACGCATCAACCACCAGTATGCCTAAATTGAACCCTTTATGCATAACCAGATAGAAACAAAACACTATTAAACAGGAGTTCAATAGTACAGAAATGACATTAGATAAGGTACTAATGACTTTAATCTTGTTAACGGACAACATCTTGATATGTtatctttaaatttactatacacTAAGCACCTCGTTTGACTATCGACTAGATATCAAAAgctaaatattaaaaattaaaaatcagaaaaatttaaaaaattgtgaaagacctttataattttatatataaatttgatgtaTATTGGCACTAATTTATAGATTTAGAATCAAAAACAACGTAGCACATTAGGCGTGTATTTTAACGGTCGTAAACAGAAGAGCTTATGGTCAAATACAAATAGAATCTGGTAAATAGATAAAGAAGCCAAAGTCTTGTTAtttcaacaaattaaattaaacagAAACGGAAAAATTGCATCGGATCGAGGTGAGATTACAGAAGGCCCCGCAAAGGTAGTACAGAGTTGAGGGGACAAATAGAGATTATAGATATTGGTATTTAAGACCTATACAAATAACATGTAAAAAGAAGAGtgaatgataaaattagtgaatAATTGAGAGTTTTAAGAAAGAAATGGTATACAACGGTTCCATGGttacaataaaataaataattaaaatttactaattaatttagttaaaaaatggAAATATATATCATCACAAATGCTCTGGGAAAATAAATCATGAAGGGTGTGTATTTATTCTCTAATTTTGTAAGGTGTAACCACATGGATTCcactttaaatttttattgtgTTATTTTCACAACTAAcatttgtaataatttaatttttaaaaatggcaCACGGATCGCAACATACAAAAGTAGAAAATACCGTAAAAAAGGAATATCCAATGGTAATTTGATATTATAATCACAACGGTTGTAGA
This region includes:
- the Plrg1 gene encoding WD domain G-beta repeat protein is translated as MSESLRISRHPYSKFLKNNIYKSLNLFSGEFGSKPYNSTDPFTRKHIRSKILDEYISVSQYTPITNSNSQIIDRSKEKELVTPKTRKSRSALAEVIDSVDAELCALRPPKKLEYLDSDLGQPKYRLTDTNYLTISDANSTAEKPTEGKEISLIPQDVKAETLKKYLKETVSKGHEIASLDINPKLERIRRGRPTWHEPWKLYRVIKGHHGWVHCVDVDISNEWFVSGSADRLIKIWDLASCELKLSLTGHINTVRDIKISTRSPYIFSCSEDNTVKCWDIEQNKVVRSYHGHLSGVYKLSLHPELDILFSGGRDAVVRVWDIRTKQAVHVLTGHSGTVMSLVSQSSEPQVISGSQDKTVRLWDLSMGKSIVTLTNHKKSIRAMSIHPTEYSFCSCASDNVKVWKCPEGQFIRNITGHNSILNCSAIKDDGDSSILVAGSNDGQLHFWDWNSGYKFQTLQSKVQKGSLESENGIFALVFDKSESRLITAECDKTIKIYKQDETATEETHPIDYQPSKITRYY
- a CDS encoding putative integral membrane protein, yielding MLSVNKIKVISTLSNVISVLLNSCLIVFCFYLVMHKGFNLGILVVDAYFAAIGIVFALFCIYSVIKVNLSCLLPLRTYYAISGFFMAFCAVLHTLTPLYSTFEDEPYTTENAYYLAATTYILCFIQNLYSFFLTHSLIQHKRIELENEGFESMGEGKSCSLLNVTAASNKLGAVV